Genomic DNA from Pectinophora gossypiella chromosome 20, ilPecGoss1.1, whole genome shotgun sequence:
AGTCGCTTCCTCCCTCTTCTGTCCCTTCACAGGGACGGTTGGCGCaagcgcctaggccagggcgTTGTGACGCATCCGGGGTGGTGGATCCCGGTTGCGACACAAGTTGCCCCGCGGACTTGGTGTCCGCTTCACGGCCAGTGACCATCTGTGCCTGAGCACGCTTAAATTCTCCCGTACCATCTTCATTCCGCCCTATCTTTCCCAGCTCCGACGCATCGACTATATTAATTTTAGATACATTCATTTTCAGtcccacgagtatgggggaaagggtggtccatccgggcagtgccccctgtacccggataaccctaataccgctggggtgcgggaggtgccccagggttggtcgctagctggcggagaataccccctccgccaccttccggcgccccgacgccgcgcgaaggcccgaaggcacctcaacgccgggactttgggggttttttattgaggttggctcctcttgggccggccgaccaaggcaagccccttggtcctggtaggccgcgagacatgtccacgacacctaaccaggataacaagtttggcgacggtggccgaagcctgtccgacgggcatgtattcatggccgccgaacccgtcgccgacggcgccacgcgccctcctcctccgggtggattttttaaagaggttgtctcctcgcggccccccccacttgtgtgggagcggcccccacgcctcggaataccgaggattgcgggtggcccgacggccgccgtgcaatacgaacgaccgccgcgcgcaaggcgaaacgcctcctcccggcggttttttacagaggttgtctcctcgcggccccctccactcaatgtggaggcggcccccgacccctttggcgccccaccacaaagcgctaaggggttacgggttgcgcagcggtggactttgccaccgccgcgctggattcttcttagcttcactgcatcattgggctaaagcggcacccgccgatgcagctactgagcccccccgccacgacaaggcgagaatccattgggggggaacctaacctaacctaacctttttttttttttttttttttttaacgttgggaaatgcgttacgcataccacgccgcccggggggacgacgtggttatgtgggactccccgggaaacccggtatacccactaaaacccaacggtgttcctcctcgccgccatgtggcggggatgcgggaacgcaattgcacacaaccgcgtccccgccggcggatgccctcttgggcccagcgcctatggggggcgcaacaagcgcctccccctccgccgagggctgcccggaacacttgggcagccctacagcacgggacctatgttgtggacggcggtcccccgaccaccgtccacaggtccccgttagGGTGGAGCAGGATCCATTCATTGAATGGTATCCATCCGCTCCACCCCGGCCTTCTTGGCCTTGGCCTTCTTGGCCTTGCGCTTCCCCTTGGTCTTCGGGGCGCTCTTCCTCTCGGGGGCCTGGTTCTTTGGCTGGTTTGCCGCAGAAATACAGCCGCTCCCACCGATCGAATGTGACGCCGGCTTGCCCGCAGTCTCACACACTGGGCAGTGAGGCTCGGCGTCACAATCTCGTGCCCTGTGGTCCGGTTgtccgcagcggaagcacagtcGGCTGCGGTCGAACTCACAGGAGCACTTAACCCCCATATGGCCCGGCTCCAGGCAGCGGAAGCACCTCATGGGTCTTGGGCTGAGGAGCCTCGCTCTTGCCGAGGTCCATCCGACCTGGACCCGGCCGGAGCCGGCCACCTTTTTGGCAGCGGTGACGGGGCAGCTCACCCAGAGGGAGCCGTCTCCCCGCGGACCCACCACCATCCTGCCGCACTTGATTGCTTCGGAGGAGCACCCTCCCTCCTTGGCAATCGCCTCCGCCACCTCAAAAGCGTCAGCCGAATCGTCCAGCCCTGTGACGCGGATTTCCGCCCGCTTCACAGGCCTGGCGACCCGGACCGCCTCAGGGCTCAAAACCTCCTTGAGTTTGCTGGCCAGGGAGTCCGCTTTTTCAGCGGAGGCCTCGCCCCCAACCTCCAGCATACGAGCCCCGGTTGCTGTCCTGCGGAACCTCAAGCTATCAATCTTGAGGTCCGCAAGACGGACGCGCTGCTTAGCGTCCATAAGAATAGACGCATATGTGACGCCCCTTTCTTCGGCCCCTGGCATCAAGGTAAGCGTCACTGCTGCGGTCTTGGGCGTGCGGAGCCTCACCTTCGCGCGCGCCGTGGGCTGGACCTTTGGCGACTCCTTCACAACTTTGGCCGCCTTGGCCTTGGCTTTGGCCTTTCGGCCGACAACTGCCGTCCAGGGCAGCTCCTCCGGTGTGGAGGCAGGCTGACGCCGTGCCTCTGCTGCCTCCTTTGCAGCCAGGCTTTTCTTCTTGCTtttccccttctttcccgaagaaGGGGGAGCAGAAGAGGCCTGGCTGGTCGTGGGAGCCTCTTTGGCGGGCTTTGGCTTTGCGCCTGGCCCTGCCATGGGGCGGGCACTGCCGCTTGTGGGAGCGACCGGGGCCCCCGCTGGCTCTTTGGGAGCAGGGTTTGCCCTGGCAGCTTTGGCGTCTG
This window encodes:
- the LOC126376365 gene encoding uncharacterized protein LOC126376365 yields the protein MEFTKNNLAEISELRGGGREGEKGEVEGEKRKTRAQAQKTCGREAGTKSAGHPAMQLGTTTPEALQGPGLGACASRLRKGTDEEGVDSGEPILSGKDRLLEVEKGRRLSVVVTRCDTPVTAKSASREEESMDSDDDSSCTSMVTVGSELSVGKRFLKRNRSDLEMEEDSGDSAGSPLEREAIRSKRGRGRPPSTGKYVGLAAARAAYNRELAESLRLVAEAEVADVARGAREARASLQPSPQPATQEEEEQQTSAALTNVVRTSLETITMVATRSSQLKGTYVRALKDAVKGIQDAMSQIRARTMSDEVTRLEAANSQLRKEVADLRRDLQELRQRPAQQHPEPGLRQLLEEVSRANVEAFGTMLNARLAGIEDRLLPEPRRRPPLAADAKAARANPAPKEPAGAPVAPTSGSARPMAGPGAKPKPAKEAPTTSQASSAPPSSGKKGKSKKKSLAAKEAAEARRQPASTPEELPWTAVVGRKAKAKAKAAKVVKESPKVQPTARAKVRLRTPKTAAVTLTLMPGAEERGVTYASILMDAKQRVRLADLKIDSLRFRRTATGARMLEVGGEASAEKADSLASKLKEVLSPEAVRVARPVKRAEIRVTGLDDSADAFEVAEAIAKEGGCSSEAIKCGRMVVGPRGDGSLWVSCPVTAAKKVAGSGRVQVGWTSARARLLSPRPMRCFRCLEPGHMGVKCSCEFDRSRLCFRCGQPDHRARDCDAEPHCPVCETAGKPASHSIGGSGCISAANQPKNQAPERKSAPKTKGKRKAKKAKAKKAGVERMDTIQ